In Mustela nigripes isolate SB6536 chromosome 2, MUSNIG.SB6536, whole genome shotgun sequence, a single window of DNA contains:
- the LSM3 gene encoding U6 snRNA-associated Sm-like protein LSm3 codes for MADDVDQQQTTNTVEEPLDLIRLSLDERIYVKMRNDRELRGRLHAYDQHLNMILGDVEETVTTIEIDEETYEEIYKSTKRNIPMLFVRGDGVVLVAPPLRVG; via the exons ATGGCGGACGACGTGGACCAG CAACAAACCACCAACACCGTAGAAGAGCCCCTGGATCTCATCAGGCTCAGCCTGGATGAGCGAATTTATGTGAAAATGAGAAATGACAGAGAGCTTCGAGGCAGATTACAT GCTTATGATCAGCATTTAAATATGATATTGGGAGATGTGGAAGAAACTGTGACTACTATAGAAATTGATGAGGAAACATACGAAGAGATATATAAA tCAACAAAACGGAATATTCCGATGCTTTTTGTCCGGGGAGATGGTGTTGTACTAGTTGCCCCTCCATTAAGAGTTGGCTGA